In a single window of the Xylanimonas protaetiae genome:
- a CDS encoding sugar phosphate isomerase/epimerase family protein → MARPVTLFTGQWADLPLEEVARLASGWGYDGLELACWGDHLDPWRWDDDAYVADRLALLDRYGLKVWAISNHLKGQAVCDDPIDQRHRDILPDVVWGDGDPEGVRQRAAEEMKNTARLAAKLGVKTVIGFTGSSIWKYVAMFPPASEAMVEAGYQDFADRWNPILDVFEEVGVRFAHEVHPSEIAYDYWTTVRTLEAIGHRESFGLNWDPSHMVWQDLDPVSFLWDFKDRIFHVDCKDTKKRLGNGRNGRLSSHLPWADPRRGWDFISTGHGDVPWEDAFRMLNTIGYEGPISVEWEDAGMDRLVGAPEALAFVRRLAFDAPAAAFDAAFSAR, encoded by the coding sequence ATGGCGCGTCCCGTCACCCTGTTCACCGGCCAGTGGGCCGACCTCCCGCTCGAGGAGGTGGCCCGCCTCGCCTCCGGCTGGGGCTACGACGGCCTCGAGCTCGCCTGCTGGGGGGACCACCTGGACCCCTGGCGCTGGGACGACGACGCGTACGTCGCCGACCGGCTCGCCCTGCTGGACCGGTACGGCCTGAAGGTCTGGGCGATCTCCAACCACCTCAAGGGCCAGGCGGTCTGCGACGACCCCATCGACCAGCGGCACCGCGACATCCTGCCCGACGTCGTCTGGGGCGACGGCGACCCGGAGGGGGTGCGGCAGCGGGCCGCCGAGGAGATGAAGAACACCGCCCGCCTCGCGGCCAAGCTGGGCGTGAAGACGGTCATCGGCTTCACGGGCTCCTCCATCTGGAAGTACGTGGCGATGTTCCCGCCGGCCTCGGAGGCGATGGTCGAGGCGGGCTACCAGGACTTCGCCGACCGCTGGAACCCGATCCTCGACGTCTTCGAGGAGGTGGGCGTCCGGTTCGCGCACGAGGTCCACCCGAGCGAGATCGCCTACGACTACTGGACGACGGTCCGCACCCTGGAGGCGATCGGCCACCGCGAGTCGTTCGGCCTCAACTGGGACCCGTCGCACATGGTCTGGCAGGACCTCGACCCGGTCTCGTTCCTGTGGGACTTCAAGGACCGCATCTTCCACGTCGACTGCAAGGACACGAAGAAGCGCCTGGGCAACGGCCGCAACGGCCGCCTGTCCTCGCACCTGCCCTGGGCCGACCCGCGCCGCGGCTGGGACTTCATCTCGACGGGCCACGGCGACGTCCCGTGGGAGGACGCGTTCCGCATGCTCAACACCATCGGCTACGAGGGCCCGATCTCGGTGGAGTGGGAGGACGCGGGCATGGACCGCCTGGTCGGCGCGCCCGAGGCGCTGGCGTTCGTGCGTCGTCTCGCGTTCGACGCTCCGGCCGCGGCGTTCGACGCCGCGTTCTCGGCGCGCTGA
- a CDS encoding Gfo/Idh/MocA family protein produces the protein MVGYAFMGAAHSQAWRTAPRFFDLPLTPRLRVVAGRDAAAVAAAAERLGWESSTPSWRDLLTRDDVDLVDVCTPGDTHAEIAVAALAAGKHVLCEKPLANTVAEAEAMAAAASAAAERGVWASVGFTYRRVPAVQLARRLVEAGRVGQVRHVRAQYLQDWVADPQVPLSWRLDRAKAGSGALGDIGAHVVDLAQFVTGERLTGVNGILETFVRERPLPASFSGLSGAAGTGTGPVTVDDAAVFLGRLSGGGLATFEATRFAWGRKNALRLEVNGSAGSVAFDLEDMNVLHFFDAAEDPQTAGFRRIQVTEPVHPYGGHWWPPGHGLGYEHAFSHQVVDLLGDIAAGRQPEPSFADGLAVQRVLDAVERSAGAQGAWVDLP, from the coding sequence ATGGTGGGCTACGCCTTCATGGGCGCGGCGCACTCCCAGGCCTGGCGCACGGCACCGCGGTTCTTCGACCTCCCGCTGACCCCGCGCCTGCGGGTCGTCGCCGGCCGCGACGCCGCGGCCGTGGCGGCGGCGGCCGAGCGGCTCGGTTGGGAGTCGTCGACGCCGTCGTGGCGGGACCTCCTGACGCGCGACGACGTCGACCTGGTGGACGTCTGCACGCCGGGCGACACGCACGCGGAGATCGCGGTCGCGGCGCTCGCGGCGGGCAAGCACGTGCTGTGCGAGAAGCCGCTCGCCAACACGGTGGCGGAGGCCGAGGCGATGGCCGCCGCGGCCTCCGCCGCGGCGGAGCGCGGCGTGTGGGCCTCGGTGGGGTTCACGTACCGCCGCGTCCCCGCGGTCCAGCTCGCGCGCCGCCTGGTCGAGGCGGGGCGGGTCGGCCAGGTGCGGCACGTGCGCGCGCAGTACCTCCAGGACTGGGTCGCGGACCCGCAGGTGCCGCTGTCCTGGCGGCTCGACAGGGCGAAGGCCGGGTCCGGGGCGCTCGGCGACATCGGCGCCCACGTCGTCGACCTCGCCCAGTTCGTCACGGGCGAGCGGCTGACGGGCGTCAACGGGATCCTCGAGACGTTCGTCCGGGAGCGCCCGCTCCCCGCGTCGTTCAGCGGCCTGAGCGGCGCGGCGGGCACGGGGACGGGCCCGGTCACGGTCGACGACGCGGCGGTGTTCCTGGGCCGGCTGTCCGGCGGCGGCCTGGCGACCTTCGAGGCGACCCGGTTCGCGTGGGGGCGCAAGAACGCCCTGCGCCTCGAGGTCAACGGCTCGGCGGGCTCCGTGGCCTTCGACCTCGAGGACATGAACGTCCTGCACTTCTTCGACGCCGCCGAGGACCCGCAGACGGCCGGCTTCCGTCGCATCCAGGTCACCGAGCCCGTGCACCCGTACGGCGGACACTGGTGGCCGCCCGGCCACGGGCTCGGCTACGAGCACGCGTTCAGCCACCAGGTGGTGGACCTGCTCGGCGACATCGCCGCGGGCCGCCAGCCGGAGCCCTCGTTCGCCGACGGCCTCGCGGTGCAGCGCGTGCTCGACGCCGTCGAGCGCAGCGCCGGCGCGCAGGGCGCCTGGGTCGACCTGCCCTGA
- a CDS encoding substrate-binding domain-containing protein, protein MSARTQRRRLVAGVTTALTAVLLAAACTSNEPEPTDDDTAGAAVAPGSDNDEPGDKIVIGFSAPASDHGWMGAITSAARAEAEKYSDVTLNVAEGTNDVNLQISQIEGFINDGVDAIVLLPFDGAALTDVATRAMNAGIPVVNVDREFSSPFAARATILGDNYGMGVSAGTYICEKVGDDPDAVIGEIAGIDSLPLTQDRSQGFADALADCGQEVDNRVAADFTVQGGEAAATNLLQAAPKLTAVWNHDDDQGVGVLQAIENAGRDEFFMVGGAGSANVMRHIQDGDSVLEATVIYPSTQAADGIKLARLIAQNKTLGDLASLGVPRQIQLYAPVVTADNVDDYLSIGFES, encoded by the coding sequence ATGTCCGCACGCACGCAGCGCCGTCGCCTCGTCGCCGGCGTGACGACGGCACTGACCGCGGTCCTCCTGGCCGCGGCCTGCACCAGCAACGAGCCCGAGCCGACCGACGACGACACCGCCGGGGCGGCGGTCGCCCCCGGCAGCGACAACGACGAGCCGGGCGACAAGATCGTCATCGGCTTCTCCGCCCCGGCGTCCGACCACGGCTGGATGGGCGCCATCACGTCGGCCGCCCGCGCCGAGGCCGAGAAGTACTCCGACGTCACGCTCAACGTCGCCGAGGGCACCAACGACGTCAACCTCCAGATCAGCCAGATCGAGGGCTTCATCAACGACGGCGTCGACGCCATCGTGCTGCTCCCGTTCGACGGCGCGGCCCTCACCGACGTCGCGACGCGGGCGATGAACGCCGGCATCCCGGTGGTCAACGTCGACCGCGAGTTCTCCAGCCCGTTCGCCGCGCGTGCCACGATCCTCGGCGACAACTACGGCATGGGCGTCTCGGCGGGCACCTACATCTGCGAGAAGGTGGGCGACGACCCCGACGCCGTGATCGGCGAGATCGCAGGCATCGACTCGCTGCCGCTCACGCAGGACCGCAGCCAGGGCTTCGCCGACGCGCTGGCCGACTGCGGCCAGGAGGTCGACAACCGCGTCGCCGCGGACTTCACCGTCCAGGGCGGCGAGGCCGCCGCGACCAACCTGCTCCAGGCCGCCCCGAAGCTCACGGCCGTGTGGAACCACGACGACGACCAGGGCGTCGGCGTGCTCCAGGCCATCGAGAACGCAGGCCGCGACGAGTTCTTCATGGTCGGCGGTGCGGGGTCCGCCAACGTCATGCGGCACATCCAGGACGGCGACTCCGTCCTGGAAGCCACCGTCATCTACCCGTCCACGCAGGCGGCCGACGGCATCAAGCTCGCCCGCCTCATCGCCCAGAACAAGACCCTGGGCGACCTCGCCTCGCTCGGCGTGCCGCGCCAGATCCAGCTCTACGCCCCGGTAGTGACGGCGGACAACGTCGACGACTACCTGTCGATCGGCTTCGAGTCGTGA
- a CDS encoding ABC transporter permease, with translation MTDQTTSSPVRRALASGGARNGGLVLALLVLCIVGWATAGDRFLSVSNLLVVLGLAAITGVLSIGMTFVITGGGIDLSVGSVLGLASVWASTLETQRIAQESTWLVMVFCALAVGLGAGLVNGLLVAYGKVVPFIATLAMLVAARGLAELIANRRTQLVTATSFKSALQGNLLGVPKIVWIFAAVAVAGWFLLARTTFGRRTVAVGGNAEAARLAGIKVKRHTMSLYALAGLTAGIGGAMMLARTGAGSSTNGTLYELDAIAAVVVGGTLLVGGRGTIVGTVLGVLIFTALTNVFVLNNLNSSVQQVAKGAIIVAAVLLQQRFAAREGRGS, from the coding sequence GTGACCGACCAGACCACGTCCAGCCCGGTGCGCCGCGCGCTCGCCTCCGGCGGCGCGCGCAACGGCGGGCTCGTCCTCGCCCTCCTCGTGCTGTGCATCGTCGGGTGGGCTACCGCCGGCGACAGGTTCCTGAGCGTGTCCAACCTGCTCGTCGTGCTCGGCCTCGCCGCCATCACGGGCGTGCTGAGCATCGGCATGACGTTCGTCATCACCGGCGGCGGCATCGACCTGTCGGTGGGCTCGGTGCTGGGGCTCGCGTCGGTGTGGGCGTCGACGCTCGAGACGCAGCGCATCGCCCAGGAGTCGACGTGGCTCGTCATGGTGTTCTGCGCGCTCGCGGTCGGCCTGGGCGCCGGCCTCGTCAACGGCCTGCTCGTCGCCTACGGCAAGGTGGTGCCGTTCATCGCCACCCTCGCCATGCTCGTGGCCGCCCGCGGCCTCGCGGAGCTCATCGCCAACCGCCGCACCCAGCTGGTCACGGCCACCTCGTTCAAGTCCGCCCTCCAGGGCAACCTGCTCGGCGTGCCGAAGATCGTGTGGATCTTCGCGGCTGTCGCCGTCGCCGGGTGGTTCCTGCTGGCGCGCACCACGTTCGGCCGTCGCACGGTCGCCGTCGGCGGGAACGCCGAGGCCGCCCGCCTGGCCGGCATCAAGGTCAAGCGGCACACGATGTCCCTGTACGCCCTCGCGGGGCTGACCGCCGGGATCGGCGGGGCCATGATGCTCGCCCGCACCGGCGCGGGGTCCTCCACGAACGGCACGCTCTACGAGCTCGACGCCATCGCCGCCGTCGTCGTCGGCGGGACGCTGCTCGTCGGTGGCCGCGGCACCATCGTCGGGACCGTCCTCGGCGTCCTGATCTTCACCGCCCTGACCAACGTGTTCGTGCTCAACAACCTCAACAGCTCGGTCCAGCAGGTCGCCAAGGGCGCGATCATCGTGGCCGCCGTGCTGCTGCAGCAGCGCTTCGCCGCCCGCGAGGGCCGAGGCAGCTGA